The Crocinitomicaceae bacterium genome includes a region encoding these proteins:
- the narI gene encoding respiratory nitrate reductase subunit gamma — protein sequence MLETVKNPGKISKLVWFTLVALFATISNYSSAQTGEELFKNNCAACHRLTADKLVGPGLLGVGERRSEEWLLSWTKNSAALIESGDSTAVALFAEFNNSPMPPYEQLGDSAILSIFDYIATASEAPAEPVVAEAPAAEAPAAPAAEEPVATDYTGKMVYWFAIVIVLLVAWMLWGTYRNANRAMDENGFVGYKNYNKNYLTTFAIVLLCTILVIYLLKEALAEKTPGFSYLMFGAFPYVALIIFLIGSIFRYKNLGFKVSSLSTQFLEGRQLFFGSQPFHWGMLIIFFGHITAFLVPRAIIVWNGHPLRLLILEVSSLAFALAALIGLVLLIKRRYSHSKLMVLSNNMDTLVYVILLVQIVSGIAIALFSRWGSTWFATSLTPYLRSIFTFDPQIGVADAMPWWAQIHIVSAFFIIAIIPFTRFMHFLVYPIAYTWRRYQVVYWNWNRKAIRKSTAHTYGKLPRNH from the coding sequence ATGTTAGAGACAGTAAAAAATCCAGGTAAAATTTCAAAACTTGTTTGGTTTACACTGGTGGCACTTTTTGCTACGATATCAAATTATAGTTCGGCTCAAACAGGAGAAGAACTGTTTAAAAACAATTGTGCGGCCTGCCACCGTCTGACTGCTGATAAGCTTGTTGGGCCCGGTTTGCTTGGTGTAGGTGAACGCCGTTCAGAAGAATGGTTACTGAGCTGGACAAAAAACAGCGCAGCACTTATTGAGAGTGGTGATTCAACAGCCGTTGCACTTTTTGCGGAGTTCAATAATTCACCAATGCCTCCATATGAGCAGCTTGGCGACAGTGCGATTTTGTCAATTTTTGACTATATCGCCACTGCTTCAGAAGCACCTGCTGAGCCGGTAGTTGCTGAAGCACCTGCAGCTGAAGCACCTGCTGCACCTGCGGCTGAAGAACCGGTAGCCACTGACTATACAGGAAAAATGGTTTATTGGTTTGCAATCGTTATTGTGTTACTTGTAGCTTGGATGCTTTGGGGCACATACCGCAATGCTAACCGTGCGATGGATGAAAATGGTTTTGTTGGATACAAAAATTACAACAAAAATTACCTCACCACTTTTGCTATTGTGTTGTTGTGTACTATTCTGGTTATTTATCTATTAAAAGAAGCGCTTGCTGAAAAAACACCGGGCTTCTCCTACTTGATGTTTGGTGCATTCCCATATGTTGCACTGATTATTTTCTTAATCGGAAGTATCTTCAGATACAAAAATCTTGGATTCAAAGTTTCATCTTTATCAACTCAGTTTTTAGAAGGTCGTCAGCTTTTCTTTGGTAGCCAACCTTTCCACTGGGGTATGTTGATTATTTTCTTTGGTCACATTACTGCGTTTTTAGTGCCACGCGCAATTATTGTTTGGAATGGTCATCCACTTCGTTTATTAATTCTTGAAGTTTCATCGCTCGCGTTTGCACTTGCTGCATTGATTGGTTTAGTTCTTTTGATTAAACGTCGCTATAGCCATAGCAAACTGATGGTGTTGTCAAACAATATGGATACCTTGGTTTATGTTATACTTCTTGTTCAAATTGTTTCCGGTATTGCTATTGCATTATTCTCACGTTGGGGATCAACTTGGTTTGCAACTTCATTAACTCCTTACCTGAGATCAATCTTTACATTTGATCCACAAATTGGAGTTGCTGATGCAATGCCATGGTGGGCACAAATTCACATTGTATCTGCGTTCTTCATTATTGCTATCATTCCGTTTACCCGCTTTATGCACTTCTTGGTTTATCCTATTGCATATACTTGGAGAAGATATCAAGTGGTTTATTGGAACTGGAACAGAAAAGCAATTCGCAAATCAACTGCACATACTTACGGTAAATTACCACGCAATCATTAG
- a CDS encoding winged helix-turn-helix domain-containing protein, with the protein MKKNKSEIRLRVWIEKGDKPFIGPGRITLLENIATYGSISKAASEVDMSYRKAWQLIRDMNASAGSVLVDRQIGGKTGGGAVLTDEGKKVIKQYRQLEKEIDKALKKYEGKMTI; encoded by the coding sequence ATGAAAAAAAATAAGTCAGAAATTCGTTTACGTGTGTGGATTGAAAAGGGTGACAAACCTTTTATTGGTCCTGGCAGAATTACCCTATTGGAAAACATTGCCACGTACGGTTCAATTTCCAAAGCGGCCTCTGAAGTAGATATGTCATACCGCAAGGCGTGGCAATTGATTAGAGATATGAATGCCTCAGCGGGTTCAGTGTTGGTTGACCGGCAAATTGGTGGAAAAACCGGTGGTGGTGCTGTATTAACTGACGAAGGAAAAAAAGTAATTAAACAATATCGGCAATTAGAAAAAGAAATTGATAAAGCACTGAAGAAGTACGAGGGTAAAATGACGATTTAG
- a CDS encoding DUF2490 domain-containing protein, translating into MNWLCFNYKIYSLVFFFMITNFSLHGQSNTHSNQQWVQYYAQKKISDKFSLGGDVGFRWRNWMNEPAQYIARVSCWYKLNSGLKLGGGVVHSGFFAQDLANDTYFSSSEFRPYQEIGYDMKKEKFVVNFRYRLEERWFTQFSIFDQKSHTFLLRNRLAANAQFKLFNISENKETSLWWLIGNELFLNWITPDATGAYDQNRIMTGPVLKFSENLSLQCIYNLQITSSKLTNANHMFTHVIWASVRHSF; encoded by the coding sequence ATGAATTGGCTGTGCTTTAATTATAAGATTTATTCTCTGGTATTTTTTTTCATGATTACTAATTTCAGTTTACATGGACAATCAAATACCCATAGCAACCAGCAATGGGTTCAATATTATGCCCAGAAAAAAATTAGCGATAAATTTTCACTTGGTGGAGATGTAGGTTTTAGATGGCGGAATTGGATGAACGAACCTGCTCAATACATTGCGCGCGTTTCATGTTGGTATAAATTGAACAGTGGTTTGAAATTAGGTGGAGGTGTTGTGCACAGCGGTTTTTTTGCACAAGATTTGGCGAATGATACTTATTTTAGTTCGTCAGAATTTAGACCATATCAGGAGATTGGATATGACATGAAAAAAGAAAAATTCGTTGTCAACTTTAGATATCGTTTGGAAGAAAGATGGTTTACGCAATTTTCAATATTTGATCAAAAGAGTCATACATTTTTATTGCGCAATAGATTGGCAGCAAATGCGCAGTTCAAATTATTCAATATATCAGAGAATAAAGAAACCAGTTTATGGTGGCTTATTGGCAACGAACTTTTTTTAAACTGGATTACGCCTGATGCCACCGGAGCTTATGATCAAAACCGTATAATGACAGGTCCGGTACTTAAGTTTTCTGAAAACTTGTCTTTGCAATGTATTTATAATTTGCAGATAACAAGCTCAAAACTTACAAATGCAAACCACATGTTTACTCATGTTATTTGGGCTTCAGTCAGGCATTCATTCTAA
- a CDS encoding T9SS type A sorting domain-containing protein has product MKQIILLSGLLSASFSFSQVNDGLVMDVPFTYGNVFDQVGTNHGYNIGATPTDDRFGVENMALYFDGADFVYFGDNATTNLDNMDEITITAWIEPANGFSGMRAIVAKWNDATNEEYGIYQDGLNGVYTIRTINNMGTSVALPMSTTGWYFVAFTFNKTTNQQNLYVNNSLVSTYTPGGFYTNTTSSTNLTIGAQYNDVNGSGAAPNRFFQGAIDDVRIYDRVLSAEEIDTLYEMSAVYCKDIAIDIINVTNTSSNTGVINYNVSGGHAPYQVSFNGGTFTTITSGKVCSTMSEANLSTLTAPGLATFTSVNFASYGNPSGTCGEFIYANCHSPETMQAVQDSLLGNYSGTFMGANATFGYDPCFGTGKNTRIMVSYAEPMTLNGLTPGDYTIAVMDSLGCMGVILVTVEDLTAGVHENESILFDVYPNPAQNELTIITDQLFSFNIVNITGEIISTQYANGKTVIDISDLAPGVYFIQTQNGQVQRFVKSY; this is encoded by the coding sequence ATGAAGCAAATTATACTTCTTTCAGGGCTGCTTTCGGCATCGTTTTCGTTTTCACAAGTCAATGATGGCTTGGTGATGGATGTTCCATTTACTTATGGAAACGTATTTGATCAGGTAGGTACAAATCACGGTTATAATATAGGCGCAACTCCAACAGATGATCGGTTTGGTGTTGAAAATATGGCACTCTATTTTGATGGAGCAGACTTTGTTTATTTTGGTGATAACGCCACTACCAATCTTGACAACATGGATGAAATTACCATCACTGCATGGATTGAACCGGCAAATGGTTTTTCAGGCATGCGAGCTATCGTTGCAAAATGGAATGACGCAACCAATGAGGAATACGGGATTTATCAAGATGGCCTTAACGGTGTGTACACCATTCGCACCATTAACAATATGGGAACGTCTGTTGCTCTACCCATGTCAACAACAGGTTGGTACTTTGTTGCTTTTACATTTAATAAAACAACCAATCAGCAAAACCTTTACGTAAACAATAGCCTGGTTTCTACCTACACGCCCGGTGGTTTTTACACTAACACAACAAGCAGTACAAATCTTACTATTGGTGCACAATACAATGATGTGAATGGATCTGGTGCTGCACCAAATCGCTTTTTTCAAGGCGCTATTGATGACGTTAGAATTTATGATCGCGTATTGTCAGCTGAAGAAATTGATACGTTATATGAAATGTCAGCAGTGTATTGCAAAGATATTGCTATTGATATTATCAATGTCACTAACACCTCCTCAAACACAGGTGTCATCAACTACAATGTAAGTGGTGGTCACGCACCTTACCAGGTAAGTTTCAACGGAGGTACTTTCACAACCATAACATCAGGCAAAGTATGCAGCACTATGAGTGAAGCAAATCTTTCAACGCTCACTGCTCCGGGTTTAGCAACTTTTACTTCGGTAAATTTTGCATCGTATGGTAATCCATCAGGAACATGCGGTGAATTTATTTATGCAAATTGTCATTCACCAGAAACAATGCAGGCCGTGCAAGATTCACTCCTTGGAAATTACTCAGGCACTTTTATGGGCGCTAATGCAACCTTTGGTTATGACCCTTGCTTTGGAACCGGAAAAAATACGCGCATCATGGTTTCGTATGCTGAACCTATGACATTAAATGGTCTGACACCGGGTGATTACACTATTGCTGTGATGGATTCTTTGGGTTGCATGGGGGTGATACTTGTAACTGTTGAAGATCTCACTGCCGGTGTTCATGAGAATGAATCAATCTTATTTGACGTTTATCCTAACCCTGCACAAAATGAATTAACCATCATCACTGATCAGCTTTTTAGTTTTAACATCGTAAATATTACCGGAGAAATAATTTCAACTCAATACGCCAACGGTAAAACAGTGATTGATATTTCTGATCTTGCACCGGGTGTGTATTTCATTCAAACCCAGAACGGACAGGTACAGCGGTTTGTCAAATCATATTGA
- a CDS encoding response regulator transcription factor translates to MNKITAILVDDEGRASSALSALLALVCSDVEILEICKDVPSAVLAINRTKPNLVFLDVEMPEYNGFELFGFFREIDFQVVFVTAYSEYAIRAFEVSAVDYLMKPVDPELLKTAVQKVRNNLHKNDIYQRLEILQQSFKGNPLTRIAVPSSDGTHLIPLTEILYLQAEGAYTTIFKTDQTKMLVSKKLKHFENALEDTPFMFRPHRSYLINLYHVSKFNKGDHELTLDNGAVIPIARDRKHDFETAIQHIHRSLEN, encoded by the coding sequence ATGAATAAAATTACAGCCATACTGGTAGATGATGAAGGCAGGGCAAGCAGCGCTCTTTCAGCCTTACTTGCATTGGTATGTTCTGATGTTGAAATTTTAGAAATTTGTAAAGATGTTCCGTCTGCTGTTTTAGCAATCAATCGCACTAAACCCAATTTAGTTTTTCTGGATGTCGAAATGCCCGAATATAACGGATTTGAATTGTTTGGTTTTTTTCGTGAAATTGATTTTCAGGTTGTGTTTGTCACTGCGTACAGTGAATATGCAATACGTGCATTTGAAGTATCAGCAGTTGATTATTTAATGAAACCTGTTGATCCGGAATTGCTAAAAACTGCTGTTCAAAAAGTAAGAAATAACTTGCACAAAAACGATATTTATCAGCGTCTTGAAATTTTACAGCAGTCATTTAAGGGCAATCCACTAACACGCATTGCCGTGCCTTCATCAGATGGAACGCATTTAATTCCGCTTACTGAAATTCTATATTTGCAAGCTGAAGGAGCATATACTACCATTTTCAAAACTGACCAAACAAAAATGCTGGTAAGTAAAAAATTGAAACATTTTGAAAATGCACTAGAAGATACTCCCTTCATGTTCAGGCCTCATCGCTCCTATCTTATCAATCTCTATCACGTGAGCAAATTTAACAAAGGAGATCATGAACTTACGCTGGATAATGGCGCTGTAATTCCAATAGCCCGTGATCGCAAGCATGATTTTGAAACGGCTATTCAGCATATTCATCGCTCACTTGAAAACTGA